A section of the Thermotoga caldifontis AZM44c09 genome encodes:
- a CDS encoding alpha-N-arabinofuranosidase has protein sequence MYSVKVDPGKIVKPVSRYIYGHFIEHLGRCIYGGVYEEGSPLSDHRGFRKDVLDAVKRLKVPLLRWPGGNFASNYHWKDGIGPKDERPARFDLAWQQIETNRFGTDEFLEYCREIGAEPYICVNLGTGTLDEALHWLEYCNGKGNTYYANLRRKYGHVEPYGVKFWGIGNEMYGEWQVGHMTAEEYAKTAKEYAKWMKVMDPSIKTVAVGCDDPEWNLKVLNVAGPYIDYISYHFYTGSEDYYETVSTVYLLRERLIGLKKLIDMSQKPKDREVKIALDEWNVWYRATSDGLEEPYELKDGLFACGVLIMLQKMSDTVPIANLAQLVNALGAIHTEKNGLYLTPVYKAFELLANHSGDNLVETHVETETYAIEGKMFFTKIPFRIDNVPYIDASATISADGKKLYLAVLNYRKEDAVKVSITIKGVAEKTARAYVLTGPDVNAKNTIEQPSVVDIAVEQIRVGPEFSCLFKPFSCTVIEIDRD, from the coding sequence ATGTACAGTGTGAAGGTGGATCCAGGCAAAATCGTTAAACCTGTGAGCAGGTACATCTACGGTCATTTCATAGAACACCTTGGAAGGTGTATCTACGGTGGTGTATACGAGGAAGGTTCCCCCTTGTCCGATCATCGAGGATTTCGGAAGGACGTTTTGGACGCTGTAAAGAGATTGAAAGTTCCGCTCTTGAGATGGCCCGGCGGTAACTTTGCATCGAACTACCACTGGAAAGATGGAATAGGTCCCAAGGATGAAAGACCCGCAAGGTTCGATCTCGCATGGCAACAGATCGAAACCAACAGGTTCGGTACCGACGAATTCCTGGAGTACTGCAGGGAGATAGGGGCCGAACCTTACATATGTGTGAACCTTGGCACCGGCACTCTGGATGAGGCGTTGCACTGGCTCGAATATTGTAACGGTAAAGGGAACACGTACTATGCGAACCTCAGAAGGAAGTATGGTCACGTTGAACCGTACGGCGTGAAATTCTGGGGCATCGGCAACGAGATGTACGGTGAATGGCAAGTGGGTCACATGACGGCTGAGGAGTACGCAAAGACCGCAAAAGAATATGCGAAATGGATGAAGGTCATGGATCCTTCCATAAAGACTGTAGCGGTGGGATGCGATGATCCAGAGTGGAATCTGAAGGTTTTGAACGTGGCAGGACCGTACATAGATTACATCTCTTACCACTTCTACACGGGCAGTGAAGATTATTACGAAACTGTCTCAACGGTCTACTTGCTCAGAGAAAGGCTGATAGGTTTGAAGAAACTGATCGACATGTCGCAAAAGCCGAAAGATAGAGAGGTAAAGATTGCACTGGATGAATGGAACGTCTGGTACAGAGCCACGAGCGATGGACTCGAAGAGCCCTACGAACTAAAGGATGGTTTGTTCGCGTGCGGAGTTTTGATCATGCTCCAGAAGATGAGCGACACAGTACCCATCGCGAATCTGGCACAGCTGGTGAACGCGCTCGGTGCGATCCACACGGAGAAAAACGGACTCTACCTGACACCGGTTTACAAAGCGTTCGAACTGCTCGCGAACCATTCTGGTGATAATCTCGTTGAGACGCACGTTGAGACTGAGACTTATGCCATAGAAGGCAAGATGTTCTTCACGAAGATACCGTTCCGGATCGATAACGTGCCCTACATCGATGCGTCGGCAACGATTTCTGCGGACGGTAAGAAGTTGTATCTGGCCGTGTTGAATTACAGGAAAGAGGACGCAGTGAAGGTTTCTATCACCATCAAGGGTGTGGCGGAAAAAACGGCGCGGGCCTACGTACTCACAGGTCCTGATGTGAACGCAAAGAATACGATTGAACAACCCAGCGTTGTGGATATCGCCGTCGAGCAGATCAGGGTCGGTCCAGAGTTCAGCTGTTTGTTCAAACCTTTCTCCTGCACGGTGATCGAAATCGATCGAGACTGA
- a CDS encoding glycoside hydrolase family 127 protein, whose product MSRIIDVSKSPFAKLKTVPVGAVRIKGFMGGYFETLVSATLQSQYDLLESTGRLDNFRIVSGKMEGSYKTYFPFDDTDVYKWSEAVSFALANRNLPELGKILESVIEEVKAAQDEDGYVGTYLSGDRKRERWMNLAWNHELYNAGHLIQAGVAHKRVTGETTLFEVARRFADHICSVFGPGKREGAPGHPEVEMALVELYRETGDSKYLDLAKYFIRARGRGLASVPRNPGPQYFVDHKPFTELEEITGHAVRALYLCCGATDLYLETGDESVWRTLNRLWEDFVTKKMYVTGGAGSRHDWESFGEEYELPNRRSYAESCASIANFMWNFRMLLATGHGKFADVMEQVLYNGLLSGISLDGKHYFYFNPLEDYGGTRRQRWFDCACCPPNLARFIASFPGYIYTTSSDGVQVHLYERSSAELEFGGMFLRIEQETDYPWDGKVLITVETELEKPFSLYLRIPNWADDFSLRLDAKTFHVEPRDGYAQLTMNWKGRHTVELSLPMEVDFIEAHPFARDNLGKVAVRRGPVVYCAEQEDNPNFHVWTLKIETKRLEEKKEKILDRDAVFLQGTGKAVKLSEWQGKLYRKASKPLEEKVRFTLIPYHMWANRNLGAMVVWLQSQV is encoded by the coding sequence ATGAGCAGAATTATCGATGTTTCGAAAAGTCCTTTCGCGAAGTTGAAAACAGTGCCAGTTGGTGCTGTGAGAATAAAGGGATTCATGGGCGGATACTTCGAAACTCTCGTCAGTGCGACACTACAAAGTCAGTACGATCTTCTGGAGAGCACAGGAAGGCTGGACAATTTCAGAATAGTTTCAGGAAAGATGGAGGGTTCTTATAAAACCTATTTTCCGTTCGACGATACAGACGTTTACAAATGGTCTGAAGCCGTCTCCTTCGCGCTGGCGAACAGAAATCTTCCGGAACTCGGAAAGATCCTTGAGAGCGTCATCGAAGAAGTGAAGGCGGCTCAGGATGAAGATGGTTACGTCGGCACTTATTTGTCCGGCGACAGAAAAAGAGAACGCTGGATGAATCTCGCGTGGAACCACGAACTTTACAACGCTGGTCACTTGATTCAAGCTGGCGTAGCACACAAAAGGGTTACGGGGGAAACAACGCTCTTTGAGGTCGCCAGGAGGTTCGCAGATCACATCTGCAGCGTGTTCGGTCCGGGAAAGAGGGAAGGAGCGCCGGGGCATCCCGAAGTGGAGATGGCGCTCGTTGAACTCTACAGAGAGACAGGAGACAGTAAGTATCTGGATCTTGCAAAGTATTTCATACGTGCACGGGGAAGAGGCCTTGCCAGCGTTCCAAGGAATCCAGGCCCGCAGTACTTCGTCGATCATAAACCGTTCACGGAACTTGAGGAAATCACGGGACACGCCGTGAGGGCGCTGTATCTCTGCTGTGGTGCAACTGATCTTTACCTCGAGACAGGCGACGAGAGTGTTTGGAGAACCCTCAACAGGCTTTGGGAAGACTTCGTGACGAAGAAGATGTACGTAACGGGCGGGGCCGGTTCGAGGCACGATTGGGAGTCATTTGGAGAAGAGTACGAACTACCGAACAGGAGATCCTACGCCGAGTCTTGTGCTTCGATCGCGAACTTCATGTGGAATTTCAGAATGCTACTTGCCACGGGGCATGGCAAGTTCGCAGATGTGATGGAGCAGGTTCTCTACAATGGGCTTCTGTCTGGGATATCCCTCGACGGAAAACATTACTTCTATTTCAATCCGCTGGAGGATTACGGAGGCACAAGGAGACAACGGTGGTTTGATTGTGCTTGCTGCCCACCGAACCTTGCGAGGTTTATAGCCTCCTTCCCGGGCTACATTTACACCACATCCAGCGATGGTGTGCAGGTACACTTGTACGAAAGAAGTTCAGCCGAACTGGAATTTGGAGGAATGTTTCTCAGAATAGAACAGGAAACTGACTATCCGTGGGATGGAAAAGTGCTAATCACAGTTGAAACTGAACTTGAAAAACCCTTCTCCCTTTATCTGCGTATACCAAACTGGGCGGACGATTTTTCCTTAAGACTGGATGCAAAAACATTTCATGTCGAACCGCGGGATGGTTATGCGCAGTTGACTATGAATTGGAAAGGTAGACACACCGTTGAGCTTTCGCTCCCCATGGAAGTGGATTTCATCGAGGCTCATCCATTCGCAAGGGACAATCTGGGAAAAGTGGCCGTCAGAAGGGGACCTGTTGTCTATTGCGCTGAGCAAGAGGATAATCCCAACTTCCACGTCTGGACACTTAAAATTGAAACGAAGCGTCTGGAAGAGAAGAAAGAAAAGATCCTCGATAGAGACGCCGTGTTTCTCCAGGGAACAGGAAAAGCGGTTAAACTCTCAGAATGGCAGGGGAAGCTTTACAGAAAAGCGTCAAAACCGCTCGAAGAGAAGGTCAGATTCACTCTTATCCCGTATCACATGTGGGCAAACAGAAATCTCGGCGCCATGGTAGTATGGCTGCAATCTCAAGTGTAA
- a CDS encoding L-fucose/L-arabinose isomerase family protein: MSERMTLGLIVGNRGFFPDWLVEEGRKRVLKVLNEMNVNVVTLSSEDTKYGAVENMQDAEKCAKLFKQHADEIDGIIVTLPNFGDEGSAAMAIRLSGLKVPVLVHAFPDELGKMDIRHRRDSFCGKISLCNNLVQFGIAFTDTTLHVESPESEEFRKDLEKFLAVCRIVKGLKNLRIGLIGARPAAFNTVRFSEKILERYGISVVTVDLSEIIARARGFDSKSDRVVHELDKLTKTFNVKKVPSEALERMARLGAAINEWIEENKVLATALQCWTALEVLYGVVPCAVMSLLSESLLPSACETDVMGALSMYILQLASGRPSALLDWNNNYGDDPEKAVMFHCSNLPVSFFKSCEMSYQEIIAGTVGKENAYGTCVGRISPGPATFLRLSSFDNEGTIAGFVAEGEFTDDPIDTFGGYGVVKIENLRSLLRLITKYGFEHHVAANRSRVKEAVVEALDNYLGWEIFTVDGCDCHREE; encoded by the coding sequence ATGAGTGAGAGGATGACGCTGGGTCTGATCGTTGGCAACAGAGGTTTCTTCCCCGACTGGCTCGTTGAAGAGGGCAGGAAGAGAGTGCTCAAGGTCCTGAACGAGATGAACGTGAACGTGGTGACACTCTCGAGTGAAGATACAAAATACGGGGCTGTCGAGAACATGCAGGATGCTGAAAAATGTGCCAAACTTTTCAAACAGCACGCAGATGAAATCGATGGAATCATCGTCACGTTACCAAACTTTGGCGATGAAGGTTCAGCAGCCATGGCGATCCGGCTGTCCGGTCTGAAGGTGCCGGTTCTGGTACACGCCTTCCCGGATGAACTTGGAAAAATGGATATCAGACACAGACGTGATTCGTTCTGTGGAAAAATTTCTTTGTGCAACAACCTTGTGCAGTTCGGGATCGCCTTCACCGACACAACATTGCACGTGGAGTCTCCGGAAAGTGAAGAATTCAGGAAGGATCTTGAAAAGTTCCTCGCCGTATGCCGTATCGTGAAGGGATTGAAGAATCTGAGAATAGGTTTGATAGGTGCCAGACCCGCTGCGTTCAATACCGTGCGTTTCAGCGAAAAGATACTGGAAAGGTACGGAATCAGCGTGGTAACGGTTGACCTTTCAGAGATCATCGCGCGCGCCAGGGGCTTCGATTCGAAGTCTGACAGGGTCGTTCACGAGTTGGACAAACTCACGAAAACGTTCAACGTGAAGAAAGTCCCATCCGAAGCTCTCGAAAGAATGGCGCGCCTGGGCGCCGCCATCAACGAATGGATCGAGGAGAACAAGGTACTGGCGACGGCGCTGCAATGCTGGACGGCTTTGGAAGTACTCTATGGTGTCGTACCGTGTGCTGTGATGAGCCTGCTTTCAGAATCGCTCTTGCCCAGTGCTTGCGAGACTGACGTCATGGGTGCGCTATCGATGTACATACTGCAGCTCGCTTCCGGAAGACCATCCGCCCTGCTGGACTGGAACAACAACTACGGTGACGATCCAGAAAAGGCCGTGATGTTCCACTGCAGTAACCTGCCCGTGTCGTTCTTCAAGAGTTGTGAGATGTCTTACCAAGAAATCATTGCGGGTACTGTCGGGAAAGAGAACGCGTACGGAACGTGTGTCGGAAGGATCTCTCCCGGTCCTGCGACCTTCCTGAGGCTTTCGAGCTTCGATAACGAAGGCACCATAGCCGGCTTCGTTGCGGAGGGAGAATTCACGGATGATCCCATCGACACGTTCGGCGGATACGGTGTGGTGAAGATAGAAAATCTCAGGTCTCTGCTGAGATTGATCACGAAGTACGGTTTCGAACACCACGTTGCTGCGAACAGGAGCCGGGTGAAGGAGGCTGTTGTAGAAGCTCTGGACAATTATCTCGGTTGGGAAATCTTCACGGTGGACGGGTGTGACTGCCACAGGGAGGAATGA
- a CDS encoding ATP-binding cassette domain-containing protein, with product MGEFLKLDNVCKIFKVGTLLSRVVIPAVWRISLSLPDTPFVFSLVGESGSGKTTLANIILRILKPTSGKIYLHGRNLDEYPKKEFLKRVQPIFQNPFETFNP from the coding sequence TTGGGTGAATTTCTGAAGCTGGATAATGTGTGTAAGATCTTCAAAGTGGGGACGCTACTCTCAAGGGTTGTAATACCAGCTGTCTGGCGTATTTCCTTATCGTTGCCTGATACGCCTTTTGTCTTTTCGTTGGTAGGGGAAAGTGGTAGTGGAAAGACTACACTCGCAAACATCATCCTGAGGATTCTAAAACCAACATCAGGCAAGATCTATCTTCATGGCAGGAACCTTGATGAATATCCAAAAAAGGAGTTCCTGAAAAGGGTACAACCGATTTTTCAGAACCCGTTCGAGACATTCAATCCATAA
- a CDS encoding ABC transporter substrate-binding protein → MRRLLVLVFVALVVMAFSAVKISVLCSPDNADALKWLAGEFMKQNPDIQVEIVPLSWELLYPKLLQDLRSQAGSFEAFTYDVMTTGAVSFGLEDLGAFMKKYPELLPPDYDLNDFIPQVLEESGMWQGKLIGLPFYNNTMLFYYRKDLFEDPKLKQAFKEKYGRELTLPTTWEEVKEIAEFFTKKFNRNSPTEYGIALMFPRTHTLFYMYLLFFGEYRCAPLGIMRHGAADLEYGEYFTADHKPAFNSEEGLKALEMMKKLMPYSPDPLGSDYGETIEYFNQGLVAMVPQWTGPYLIFKSTVGADKVGVIPMPGRSVSGQWALAINKFIPEEKKVAAFRFITFATTKWADKNKFLRFAVAPARMSTLKDPEVRAADPRVPALEVTYVSQTHRPRIPEEPRLEDITVETFSKILAGTLPLSMDTLNDLAKKWQEVLGK, encoded by the coding sequence GTGAGAAGGTTGTTGGTGCTGGTGTTTGTCGCGCTCGTTGTCATGGCGTTCTCTGCGGTCAAAATCTCAGTGCTCTGCTCTCCGGACAACGCGGATGCGCTCAAGTGGCTCGCAGGTGAGTTCATGAAACAGAATCCGGACATCCAGGTGGAGATCGTACCTCTGTCGTGGGAACTTCTCTATCCTAAGCTGTTGCAGGATCTTCGCTCACAGGCTGGTTCGTTCGAAGCTTTCACTTACGACGTCATGACGACTGGGGCCGTTTCCTTTGGCTTGGAAGACCTTGGAGCGTTCATGAAGAAGTATCCGGAACTGCTGCCGCCGGACTACGATTTGAACGACTTCATCCCTCAGGTTCTTGAAGAATCGGGCATGTGGCAGGGTAAGTTGATAGGTTTACCTTTCTACAACAACACGATGCTGTTCTACTACCGCAAGGATCTGTTCGAAGATCCGAAATTGAAACAGGCATTCAAGGAAAAGTACGGTAGAGAATTGACTCTGCCGACAACCTGGGAAGAGGTCAAAGAGATAGCTGAATTCTTCACGAAGAAGTTCAACAGGAATTCGCCAACCGAATACGGCATCGCGCTGATGTTCCCGAGGACACACACTCTGTTCTACATGTACCTGCTGTTCTTCGGTGAGTACAGATGCGCGCCGCTCGGAATCATGAGGCACGGAGCGGCGGACCTCGAGTACGGCGAATACTTCACGGCGGATCACAAACCGGCGTTCAACAGCGAAGAAGGCCTGAAAGCCCTTGAGATGATGAAGAAGCTCATGCCCTACAGTCCGGACCCACTTGGATCAGATTACGGTGAAACGATCGAATACTTCAACCAGGGCCTGGTTGCCATGGTACCTCAGTGGACGGGACCGTATCTCATCTTCAAATCAACTGTTGGAGCTGACAAGGTTGGCGTCATCCCCATGCCTGGCAGATCTGTGAGCGGTCAGTGGGCACTCGCAATAAACAAGTTCATACCTGAAGAAAAGAAGGTCGCCGCGTTCAGGTTCATAACCTTCGCTACCACCAAATGGGCCGACAAGAACAAATTCCTCAGGTTCGCCGTCGCGCCTGCCAGGATGTCGACTCTGAAAGATCCGGAGGTTAGGGCCGCAGACCCGAGAGTGCCCGCACTCGAGGTCACCTATGTTAGCCAGACTCACAGGCCCAGGATTCCTGAAGAACCACGCTTGGAAGACATAACGGTCGAAACGTTCTCGAAGATACTTGCAGGAACCTTGCCGCTGTCTATGGACACTCTGAACGATCTGGCCAAGAAGTGGCAGGAAGTACTCGGAAAGTGA
- a CDS encoding carbohydrate ABC transporter permease, translated as MKNRLIPWLMVLPVLVLFLSMTIYPFAFMIWSSFRQYDLSKGAETRFIGLSNYFQIFSDTTAIESFKFTAKLLAIAVPVELLLGIGVAFLIRGVRGEKIIRSSLLIPMMVPAAVSGVAWKMLYNYAFGPVNWFLSLFNVSKISWLGDMNYAQLGIILIDVWQWTPFVFLMIYAGLQSVPQDLIDAARVDGADWGKVFLHVEFPLLRPLILVALVLRIIDCLKTFDIVFMTTWGGPGAATHTYSFYIYKVGVSFGWNIGYASALSVLLLLVSMLLVNIVFRLVRMRQQLGFGGEGE; from the coding sequence ATGAAGAACAGGCTGATCCCCTGGTTGATGGTTCTACCCGTACTGGTACTTTTTCTTTCTATGACGATTTATCCTTTTGCCTTCATGATCTGGTCTTCTTTCAGACAGTACGACCTGTCTAAAGGTGCAGAGACACGATTCATAGGTCTTTCCAACTACTTTCAGATATTCTCTGACACCACCGCCATTGAATCTTTCAAATTCACCGCGAAGCTTCTGGCCATCGCAGTGCCGGTCGAACTGTTGCTCGGAATAGGTGTTGCTTTTTTGATCAGAGGTGTTCGCGGTGAAAAAATCATAAGATCTTCTCTGTTGATACCCATGATGGTACCGGCGGCTGTGTCCGGCGTCGCCTGGAAAATGCTTTACAACTACGCTTTCGGTCCTGTGAACTGGTTCCTTTCGCTCTTTAATGTTTCCAAAATTTCCTGGCTCGGTGACATGAACTACGCGCAACTGGGAATCATTCTCATTGACGTGTGGCAGTGGACACCGTTCGTTTTCCTGATGATCTATGCGGGTTTACAGTCCGTGCCGCAGGACCTGATCGACGCCGCAAGGGTTGATGGTGCTGACTGGGGCAAAGTTTTTCTGCACGTGGAGTTTCCATTGCTGAGGCCCCTGATCCTTGTGGCTCTGGTTTTGAGGATCATAGACTGTCTCAAAACCTTCGATATCGTGTTCATGACCACGTGGGGAGGACCGGGCGCCGCGACACACACCTACAGTTTCTACATATACAAAGTCGGAGTATCGTTCGGCTGGAACATCGGTTATGCCTCCGCGCTGAGTGTTTTGCTTTTGCTGGTGAGCATGTTGCTCGTGAACATCGTCTTCAGGTTGGTGAGGATGAGGCAGCAGCTCGGTTTCGGGGGTGAAGGCGAATGA
- a CDS encoding FGGY-family carbohydrate kinase: MYLLGTDIGTQGTKTVLVDEKGNVLAEASREYDVITPKPNWAEQWPDVWVKAVFETVKEVVEKSSVPRNKIAGIAISGLYGGSGIPVDKDMKPLRPCLIWMDRRAVKETEWVKQNVPKEKIFSITGNYVDSYFGFTKMMWIRNNEPDVWKKIYKFITPKDYVIYEMTGELVIDYSSAGNLGGVFDIRKLTWSKEMCDILQIPIEYLPERIVKSSDIVGKVKKQAAELCGLLEGTPVVAGGIDAPVAQLSAGALEEGEHVAMVGTSTCWGTVHDGSKLAFGLVSYPYVVYDTERIYTFGGSATTGALARWFKEEFGESETIVGERTGISPYQLLDREVKNVPAGSDGIIVLPYFMGERSPIWDPSARGVIFGVTLYHKRAHIYKAFMEAGAYALRHNIEAGLNAGLKLNDECWIVGGVARSSVWVQIFADVTGFKMRQVASLVEAPFGDAFLAGLGTGVIDKPERIKEWVKYKEPVDPNPENKKIYDRYYQIYLQLYEKTKDLMQML; encoded by the coding sequence ATGTACCTGCTCGGTACAGACATCGGAACACAGGGGACCAAGACGGTACTCGTGGACGAAAAGGGAAACGTTCTGGCGGAGGCTTCGAGAGAGTACGATGTGATCACGCCGAAACCAAACTGGGCCGAGCAGTGGCCCGATGTCTGGGTCAAGGCGGTTTTCGAAACTGTGAAAGAGGTCGTCGAAAAGTCCAGCGTTCCGAGAAATAAAATCGCAGGTATCGCGATAAGTGGTCTCTACGGTGGCTCTGGAATACCCGTGGACAAAGATATGAAGCCTCTCAGACCCTGCCTGATATGGATGGACAGGCGGGCCGTGAAAGAGACAGAATGGGTCAAACAGAACGTTCCGAAGGAGAAGATCTTCTCCATAACCGGCAATTACGTTGACTCGTACTTCGGTTTCACGAAGATGATGTGGATCAGGAACAACGAACCGGACGTATGGAAGAAGATCTACAAGTTCATCACGCCAAAGGATTACGTCATATACGAAATGACGGGAGAGCTCGTCATAGACTATTCTTCCGCTGGAAACCTGGGCGGAGTCTTCGACATCAGAAAGCTCACCTGGTCCAAAGAGATGTGCGATATCCTGCAGATTCCCATCGAATACTTACCAGAGAGAATCGTGAAATCTTCTGACATCGTAGGAAAGGTCAAAAAGCAAGCGGCTGAGCTGTGCGGACTGCTGGAAGGTACTCCCGTCGTTGCGGGTGGGATCGACGCACCAGTGGCACAGCTTTCTGCGGGTGCGCTGGAAGAAGGCGAGCATGTCGCCATGGTGGGAACTTCCACCTGTTGGGGAACTGTGCACGATGGGAGCAAACTCGCGTTTGGGCTGGTGAGTTATCCCTACGTGGTCTACGATACCGAGCGAATCTACACGTTCGGTGGGTCCGCCACGACGGGAGCACTGGCAAGGTGGTTCAAGGAAGAATTCGGAGAGTCAGAAACGATCGTGGGTGAAAGGACAGGTATTTCACCGTACCAGCTGCTCGATCGGGAAGTGAAGAACGTACCCGCCGGAAGCGATGGCATCATCGTTCTGCCGTACTTCATGGGTGAAAGGTCTCCGATCTGGGATCCGAGTGCGCGTGGCGTCATCTTCGGTGTGACACTGTACCACAAGAGAGCTCACATCTACAAGGCGTTCATGGAGGCGGGTGCGTACGCTTTGAGACACAACATAGAGGCCGGATTGAACGCGGGTCTGAAACTGAACGACGAATGCTGGATCGTCGGAGGAGTTGCCAGATCTTCCGTCTGGGTGCAGATCTTTGCGGACGTCACAGGATTCAAGATGAGGCAGGTCGCGAGTCTTGTTGAGGCACCGTTTGGAGACGCTTTCTTGGCTGGCCTCGGAACCGGTGTGATAGACAAGCCTGAGCGCATCAAAGAATGGGTGAAGTACAAAGAACCCGTAGATCCGAATCCCGAGAACAAGAAGATCTACGACAGGTATTATCAGATCTATCTGCAGTTGTACGAGAAAACAAAGGATCTGATGCAAATGTTATGA
- a CDS encoding L-ribulose-5-phosphate 4-epimerase — protein sequence MYEEIKKELHEAHMILEKYGLVAYTSGNVSVRVNEHVIIKPSGVPYSTLKPEDYVVVDLEGEVVEGSKKPSIDTATHLYLYRNIDWARSIIHTHSTFSTVWAVVEKPIPVLCTAHADVFGEEIPLTEYAPVGSEAIGKAVLKVIGRSGAVLLRKHGVMVVGDSLEDAIKKAIFLEEVARIAYFAHLMTTPAPLAKDEVERLYLQYHTKYGQR from the coding sequence ATGTACGAGGAGATAAAGAAAGAACTTCACGAAGCTCACATGATTTTGGAAAAGTACGGCCTGGTGGCTTACACGAGTGGTAACGTGAGCGTGAGAGTGAACGAACACGTGATCATTAAGCCTTCAGGAGTACCTTATTCCACCCTGAAGCCTGAAGATTACGTGGTTGTGGATCTGGAAGGCGAGGTGGTTGAGGGAAGCAAGAAACCGTCCATCGACACCGCAACGCATCTGTATCTTTACAGGAACATAGATTGGGCCAGATCGATCATACACACGCATTCCACTTTCTCCACAGTCTGGGCCGTTGTAGAAAAACCCATACCGGTTCTCTGCACTGCTCACGCCGACGTTTTTGGCGAGGAGATTCCGCTGACAGAGTACGCACCGGTGGGTTCTGAAGCGATCGGTAAAGCAGTGCTGAAGGTGATCGGAAGGTCGGGTGCAGTGCTCCTTCGAAAACACGGCGTCATGGTGGTCGGTGACAGCCTGGAGGATGCGATCAAAAAAGCGATTTTTCTGGAGGAAGTGGCCAGGATCGCCTATTTCGCGCATTTGATGACCACGCCTGCTCCCCTCGCCAAGGATGAGGTCGAAAGGCTTTATCTGCAGTACCACACAAAATACGGGCAAAGATGA
- a CDS encoding carbohydrate ABC transporter permease produces the protein MRTILRVLRYILIAICLVFFLFPVYWLVITAFKPAKEWFTWPPTFWPTQFTFSNFFGAKETEVFGGTTGSIENIFPYLRNSIVVGVSVSLIATMISALAAYAIARYKVGGAFLAEWIISIRMLPPIVSAVPLYVIFSRLRLINTWWALILSHLVVVVPLGVWLLISFFREIPREIDEAAYVDGASVFQTFFYVIFPLSAPGLAAVAVLSLIQSWGEFLLALVLTNDARAQTLPIFLGRYITGWRVAWGPLSAAGIVTMLPVVVFAIIAQRYLIRGLTFGAVKG, from the coding sequence ATGAGAACGATTCTGAGAGTTCTCAGATACATTTTGATCGCCATCTGTCTTGTGTTCTTCCTTTTTCCCGTTTACTGGCTGGTGATAACGGCATTCAAACCGGCGAAAGAATGGTTCACGTGGCCTCCCACGTTTTGGCCGACTCAGTTCACTTTCTCGAACTTCTTCGGTGCGAAAGAAACTGAAGTTTTCGGTGGCACCACCGGTTCCATAGAAAACATCTTTCCGTATCTCAGGAACAGTATCGTGGTTGGTGTTTCTGTCTCGTTGATCGCGACAATGATCAGTGCTCTGGCAGCGTACGCGATCGCGAGGTACAAAGTTGGAGGGGCTTTTCTGGCAGAATGGATCATCTCCATAAGGATGCTTCCCCCCATCGTTTCGGCTGTTCCTCTGTACGTCATTTTCTCGCGCCTGAGGCTCATCAACACCTGGTGGGCTCTCATACTATCGCACCTCGTCGTCGTGGTGCCACTCGGTGTGTGGTTGCTGATAAGTTTCTTCAGAGAGATTCCAAGAGAGATCGATGAAGCTGCCTACGTAGATGGAGCGAGCGTTTTTCAGACATTCTTCTACGTGATTTTCCCACTGAGCGCTCCTGGACTCGCGGCGGTGGCCGTGCTGTCGTTGATACAGAGCTGGGGAGAGTTCCTTCTTGCGCTGGTGCTGACCAACGACGCGCGGGCTCAAACGCTGCCCATATTCCTCGGTAGGTACATCACCGGCTGGCGCGTCGCGTGGGGACCGCTCTCGGCTGCGGGCATCGTGACGATGCTGCCTGTCGTCGTGTTCGCGATCATCGCACAACGTTACCTGATAAGAGGCTTGACGTTTGGAGCCGTAAAAGGGTGA